The Pseudomonas asiatica genome has a segment encoding these proteins:
- a CDS encoding flagellar brake protein: MFNESDAPQPPKVLTTPLEIAANLRQLQESHDPLIITFHDRSQRFQSYVVHVDRESNTLALDEMIPRDGEKFIENGEHFRVEGFHDGVRIAWDCNHELKISEVDGHRCYRGAMPLEMTYHQRRNAFRAALKLSQLVDVILDGTHLKGNGALRGKLLDISATGCKLRFEGNVEDRLQLGQVYERFKAGNPLGLVDTMVELRHLHYEERINTTFAGVRFHNLTGQAQRKVESFVYQLQREARRFDKDDY, encoded by the coding sequence GTGTTCAATGAATCCGATGCCCCGCAGCCGCCAAAGGTGCTGACCACCCCTTTGGAGATTGCGGCCAACTTGCGGCAGCTGCAGGAAAGCCACGACCCCCTGATCATCACCTTCCACGACCGCAGCCAGCGCTTCCAGAGCTACGTGGTGCACGTGGACCGTGAAAGCAACACCCTGGCGCTGGACGAGATGATCCCGCGTGACGGTGAAAAGTTCATCGAGAACGGCGAACACTTCCGCGTCGAAGGCTTCCATGATGGCGTGCGCATCGCCTGGGACTGCAACCACGAGCTGAAGATCAGTGAAGTCGACGGCCACCGCTGCTACCGCGGCGCCATGCCATTGGAGATGACCTACCACCAGCGCCGCAATGCCTTCCGCGCCGCGCTGAAGCTGTCGCAGCTGGTCGATGTCATCCTCGATGGTACCCACCTCAAGGGCAACGGCGCCCTGCGTGGCAAGCTGCTGGACATCTCCGCCACCGGCTGCAAACTGCGCTTCGAAGGCAATGTCGAGGATCGCCTGCAACTGGGCCAGGTGTACGAGCGTTTCAAGGCGGGCAACCCGCTGGGCCTGGTCGACACCATGGTCGAGCTGCGCCACCTGCACTATGAAGAGCGGATCAACACCACCTTTGCCGGCGTGCGCTTCCATAACCTTACCGGGCAGGCGCAGCGCAAGGTCGAGAGCTTCGTGTACCAGTTGCAGCGTGAAGCGCGGCGGTTCGACAAGGACGACTATTGA
- a CDS encoding 3-methyl-2-oxobutanoate dehydrogenase (2-methylpropanoyl-transferring) subunit alpha has translation MNEYAPLRLHVPEPTGRPGCQTDFSYLRLNDAGQARKPPVDVDAADTADLSYSLIRVLDEQGDAQGPWAEDIDPQVLRQGMRAMLKTRIFDSRMVVAQRQKKMSFYMQSLGEEAIGSGQALALNRTDMCFPTYRQQSILMARDVSLVEMICQLLSNERDPLKGRQLPIMYSVRDAGFFTISGNLATQFVQAVGWAMASAIKGDTKIASAWIGDGATAESDFHTALTFAHVYRAPVILNVVNNQWAISTFQAIAGGESTTFAGRGVGCGIASLRVDGNDFVAVYAASRWAAERARRGLGPCLIEWVTYRAGPHSTSDDPSKYRPADDWSHFPLGDPIARLKQHLIKIGHWSEEEHQATTAELEAAVIAAQKEAEQYGTLANGHIPSAASMFEDVYKEMPDHLRRQRQELGV, from the coding sequence ATGAACGAGTACGCCCCCCTGCGTTTGCATGTGCCCGAGCCTACCGGCCGGCCAGGCTGCCAGACCGATTTCTCCTACCTGCGCCTGAACGATGCAGGTCAAGCCCGTAAACCCCCAGTCGATGTCGACGCTGCCGACACCGCGGACCTGTCCTACAGCCTGATCCGCGTGCTCGACGAGCAAGGCGACGCGCAAGGCCCGTGGGCCGAAGACATCGACCCGCAAGTTCTCCGTCAGGGCATGCGCGCCATGCTCAAGACACGGATTTTCGACAGCCGCATGGTGGTCGCCCAGCGCCAGAAGAAGATGTCCTTCTACATGCAGAGCCTGGGTGAAGAAGCCATCGGCAGCGGCCAGGCCCTGGCGCTGAACCGCACCGACATGTGCTTCCCCACCTACCGCCAGCAAAGCATCCTGATGGCCCGCGACGTGTCGCTGGTCGAGATGATCTGCCAGCTGCTGTCCAACGAGCGTGACCCGCTCAAGGGCCGCCAGCTGCCGATCATGTATTCGGTACGCGACGCCGGTTTCTTCACCATCAGCGGCAACCTGGCGACCCAGTTCGTGCAGGCGGTCGGCTGGGCCATGGCCTCGGCGATCAAGGGCGATACCAAGATCGCCTCGGCGTGGATCGGCGACGGCGCAACCGCCGAGTCGGACTTCCACACCGCCCTCACCTTCGCCCACGTGTACCGCGCCCCGGTGATCCTCAACGTGGTCAACAACCAGTGGGCGATCTCCACCTTCCAGGCCATCGCCGGTGGCGAGTCGACCACCTTCGCCGGCCGTGGCGTGGGTTGCGGCATTGCCTCGCTGCGGGTTGACGGCAACGACTTCGTCGCCGTGTACGCCGCCTCGCGCTGGGCCGCAGAACGCGCCCGTCGCGGCCTGGGCCCATGCCTGATCGAGTGGGTCACCTACCGTGCCGGCCCGCACTCGACCTCGGACGACCCGTCCAAGTACCGCCCGGCCGATGACTGGAGCCACTTCCCGCTCGGCGACCCGATCGCCCGCCTGAAGCAGCACCTGATCAAGATCGGCCACTGGTCCGAGGAAGAACACCAGGCCACCACTGCCGAACTGGAAGCCGCGGTGATCGCCGCGCAGAAGGAAGCCGAGCAGTACGGCACCCTGGCCAACGGTCACATCCCGAGTGCCGCCTCGATGTTCGAGGACGTGTACAAGGAAATGCCCGACCACCTGCGCCGTCAACGCCAGGAACTGGGGGTTTGA
- a CDS encoding MFS transporter produces MRNIWKPFQSLYFAALMMLIGSGLLSTYLALRLAADHVDSLWVGALMAANYFGLAVGGKVGHRLIGRVGHIRAYATCAGIVGAAVLGHGLTSWLPAWVGLRMIVGLGMMCQYMVIESWLNEQADVKHRGAVFSGYMIASYLGLVLGQLILVVHPQLGLELLMLVAMCFTLCLVPVAMTRRIHPAPLRPAPMEPKFFIKRVPQSLSTVLGSGLIVGSFYGLAPLYASSQGMTTEQVGLFMGSCIFAGLLVQWPLGWLSDRYDRAVLIRSVAVGLALASSPLAMLPSVPLELLFGIGFVISLLQFCLYPLAVAFSNDHVESERRVSLTAMLLVTYGVGACIGPLAAGVLMKVLGPQMLYAFFVFFALVLVWRIRPKAVTGLHQVQDAPLGHVAMPAAGSPLSAALDPRVDEQTVQEVMQAPVAAEDTEAEEKGTDKEPEPEGEVSKSV; encoded by the coding sequence ATGCGAAATATCTGGAAGCCGTTTCAGTCGTTGTATTTCGCCGCGCTGATGATGTTGATCGGCTCGGGCCTGCTCAGTACCTACCTGGCCCTGCGCCTGGCAGCCGATCATGTCGACAGCCTGTGGGTGGGTGCCTTGATGGCGGCCAACTACTTTGGCCTGGCGGTAGGCGGCAAGGTCGGCCACCGGTTGATTGGCCGGGTAGGGCACATTCGCGCCTATGCCACTTGCGCCGGCATCGTCGGCGCGGCGGTGCTCGGCCATGGCCTGACCAGCTGGCTGCCGGCCTGGGTCGGGCTGCGGATGATCGTCGGCCTGGGGATGATGTGCCAGTACATGGTCATCGAGAGCTGGCTGAACGAGCAGGCCGACGTGAAGCATCGCGGCGCGGTGTTCAGCGGCTACATGATCGCCTCGTACCTGGGCCTGGTGCTCGGCCAGCTGATCCTGGTGGTGCACCCACAGCTTGGCCTGGAGCTGCTGATGCTGGTGGCCATGTGTTTCACCCTGTGCCTGGTACCGGTCGCCATGACCCGGCGCATTCACCCGGCGCCGTTGCGCCCGGCACCGATGGAGCCGAAGTTCTTCATCAAGCGCGTGCCGCAGTCGCTCAGCACGGTGCTGGGTTCGGGGCTGATCGTCGGCTCGTTCTATGGCCTGGCACCCTTGTATGCCTCCAGCCAGGGCATGACTACCGAGCAGGTCGGTCTGTTCATGGGTAGCTGCATCTTTGCCGGCCTGCTGGTGCAGTGGCCGCTGGGCTGGTTGTCTGACCGCTACGATCGGGCAGTGCTGATCCGCAGCGTGGCGGTGGGGTTGGCGCTGGCCTCGTCGCCGCTGGCGATGCTGCCCAGCGTGCCGCTGGAGTTGCTGTTCGGCATAGGCTTCGTGATTTCGTTGCTGCAGTTCTGCCTGTACCCGCTGGCGGTGGCGTTTTCCAACGACCATGTGGAAAGCGAACGGCGGGTGTCGCTGACCGCGATGCTGCTGGTGACCTACGGCGTGGGCGCGTGTATCGGGCCGCTGGCGGCAGGCGTGCTGATGAAGGTGCTCGGCCCGCAGATGCTGTATGCCTTCTTCGTGTTCTTTGCCCTGGTGCTGGTGTGGCGCATTCGGCCGAAGGCGGTCACTGGGCTACACCAGGTGCAGGATGCGCCTTTGGGCCACGTTGCCATGCCGGCTGCCGGTTCGCCACTGTCGGCGGCGCTGGACCCACGGGTGGATGAGCAGACGGTGCAGGAGGTAATGCAGGCGCCGGTGGCGGCGGAGGATACCGAGGCGGAAGAGAAGGGGACTGACAAGGAGCCTGAGCCGGAAGGTGAGGTCAGCAAGTCGGTGTAG
- a CDS encoding AzlC family ABC transporter permease, whose translation MPYPNGTQAFRQGAHSALPLTSGIVPFGLITGVTAIGMGLSPTDAIGMTLLFYSGSAQMVVMQLMQSAALPVTMVVTALVINLRFLMYSASLAPHLGQLPRRHKWPMAYMLSDQSFALCTLKMGSGGLGQHAYPYYAGTAITMFFGWNLSVLAGMYLGASIPEDWSLGFAIPLSFLALLIPGIRNAATLGAALTGGVLAVLAANLPYNLGLLAGALGGIIAGLAIESWQKQQTVADANTEQEAS comes from the coding sequence ATGCCGTATCCAAACGGGACCCAAGCGTTCAGGCAAGGTGCCCACAGCGCCCTGCCATTGACCTCCGGCATCGTGCCCTTCGGCCTGATCACCGGGGTCACGGCGATCGGCATGGGCCTGTCGCCAACCGATGCCATCGGCATGACCTTGCTGTTCTACTCCGGTTCGGCGCAAATGGTGGTGATGCAGTTGATGCAAAGCGCCGCCCTGCCGGTGACCATGGTAGTCACCGCACTGGTGATCAACCTGCGCTTCCTGATGTACAGCGCCAGCCTGGCCCCGCACCTGGGCCAGCTGCCGCGCCGCCACAAGTGGCCGATGGCGTACATGCTGTCAGACCAGTCCTTCGCCCTGTGCACGCTGAAGATGGGCTCGGGCGGGCTGGGGCAGCATGCCTACCCCTACTATGCCGGTACGGCAATCACCATGTTCTTCGGCTGGAACCTCTCGGTGCTGGCGGGCATGTACCTGGGCGCGAGCATTCCTGAAGACTGGTCGCTGGGCTTTGCCATTCCATTGTCATTCCTGGCCCTGTTGATACCCGGCATTCGCAATGCGGCCACGCTTGGCGCAGCGCTGACCGGCGGCGTGCTCGCCGTGCTGGCCGCCAACCTGCCCTACAACCTCGGCCTGCTGGCTGGCGCGCTGGGCGGCATCATCGCCGGGCTGGCCATCGAGAGCTGGCAAAAACAGCAAACCGTGGCAGACGCCAATACCGAGCAGGAAGCATCATGA
- a CDS encoding sensor domain-containing diguanylate cyclase has product MSQETRPVPAGFSEQQLHTLFDLISDGIWDWNANTGYVYRNPGWYAMLGYPSHSMANSVLTWESVIHPEDYSRVMAHFEAYINQRNEHYLVEYRCRCHDGSYLWIEDSGYIIAHNEDGSVARMLGAHRNIDANKRLVAQLEQRNQSLESQVAERTRELSWVNQQLQRQLDENRELAERDALTRIANRYRLEKALQLECERAKRFRQPLSLIAMDLDDFKPINDRYGHARGDAALVRVVDVLRTCLRQQDLLARWGGDEFVIVLPQASLGEALEVAARLRQAMVQVEPVGDCQLTMSYGVVQWQEGEDQHALLARADTALYRAKGNGKNAIAE; this is encoded by the coding sequence ATGAGTCAGGAAACCCGGCCGGTACCCGCCGGCTTCAGTGAACAGCAGTTGCATACGTTGTTCGATCTGATCAGCGATGGTATCTGGGACTGGAATGCCAATACCGGCTACGTCTATCGCAACCCGGGCTGGTACGCCATGCTCGGCTACCCCAGTCACTCCATGGCCAACTCGGTGCTCACCTGGGAAAGCGTGATCCACCCGGAGGACTACTCGCGGGTGATGGCGCATTTCGAGGCGTACATCAACCAGCGCAACGAGCATTACCTGGTCGAATACCGCTGCCGTTGCCACGATGGCAGCTACCTGTGGATCGAAGACAGCGGCTACATCATCGCCCATAACGAGGATGGCTCGGTGGCGCGCATGCTCGGTGCCCACCGCAACATCGACGCCAACAAGCGCCTGGTGGCGCAACTGGAGCAGAGGAACCAGTCGCTGGAAAGCCAGGTGGCCGAACGCACCCGCGAGCTGTCCTGGGTGAACCAGCAGTTGCAGCGGCAGCTGGACGAAAACCGCGAGCTGGCCGAGCGCGACGCGTTGACCCGCATTGCCAACCGCTATCGGCTGGAGAAGGCGCTGCAACTGGAGTGCGAGCGTGCCAAGCGCTTTCGCCAGCCGTTGTCGCTGATAGCCATGGACCTGGACGACTTCAAGCCGATCAATGACCGCTATGGCCATGCCCGTGGCGATGCGGCGCTGGTGCGGGTGGTCGACGTCCTGCGTACCTGCCTGCGGCAGCAGGACCTGCTGGCGCGCTGGGGCGGGGACGAGTTCGTCATCGTATTGCCGCAGGCCTCGCTGGGCGAGGCGCTGGAAGTGGCAGCACGCTTGCGCCAGGCGATGGTGCAGGTGGAGCCGGTGGGCGATTGCCAGCTGACCATGAGTTACGGCGTGGTGCAATGGCAGGAAGGGGAGGACCAGCATGCACTGCTGGCGCGTGCCGACACGGCGCTGTACCGGGCCAAGGGGAACGGCAAGAACGCTATTGCCGAGTAG
- the bkdR gene encoding Bkd operon transcriptional regulator BkdR has product MRKLDRTDIGILNSLQENARITNAELARSVNLSPTPCFNRVRAMEELGVIRQQVTLLSPEALGLDVNVFIHVSLEKQVEQSLHRFEEEIAERPEVMECYLMTGDPDYLLRVLLPSIQALERFLDYLTRLPGVANIRSSFALKQVRYKTALPLPANGMTLRE; this is encoded by the coding sequence ATGCGCAAACTCGATCGTACCGATATCGGCATTCTCAACAGCCTGCAGGAAAATGCCCGCATCACCAACGCCGAGCTGGCCCGCTCGGTGAACCTGTCCCCCACACCCTGCTTCAACCGGGTGCGGGCCATGGAAGAACTGGGGGTGATCCGCCAGCAGGTGACCTTGCTGTCGCCCGAGGCGTTGGGGCTGGACGTGAACGTGTTCATCCACGTGAGCCTGGAAAAACAGGTCGAGCAGTCGTTGCACCGTTTCGAGGAAGAAATCGCCGAACGGCCCGAAGTGATGGAGTGTTACCTGATGACGGGCGATCCGGACTACCTGTTGCGGGTATTGCTGCCCAGTATCCAGGCGCTGGAACGGTTTCTGGATTACCTGACTCGGTTGCCGGGGGTGGCCAACATCCGTTCCAGTTTTGCCTTGAAGCAGGTGCGCTACAAGACGGCCTTGCCGCTGCCGGCCAATGGCATGACCTTGCGGGAGTAG
- a CDS encoding alpha-ketoacid dehydrogenase subunit beta: MNDHNNSINPETAMATTTMTMIQALRSAMDVMLERDDNVVIYGQDVGYFGGVFRCTEGLQNKYGKSRVFDAPISESGIVGTAVGMGAYGLRPVVEIQFADYFYPASDQIVSEMARLRYRSAGEFIAPLTLRMPCGGGIYGGQTHSQSPEAMFTQVCGLRTVMPSNPYDAKGLLIASIECDDPVIFLEPKRLYNGPFDGHHDRPVTPWSKHPQSAVPDGYYSVPLDKAAITRPGNDVTVLTYGTTVYVAQVAAEETGVDAEVIDLRSLWPLDLDTIVESVKKTGRCVVVHEATRTCGFGAELVSLVQEHCFHHLEAPIERVTGWDTPYPHAQEWAYFPGPSRVGAALKKVMEV, from the coding sequence ATGAACGACCACAACAACAGCATCAACCCGGAAACCGCCATGGCCACCACTACCATGACCATGATCCAGGCCCTGCGCTCGGCCATGGATGTCATGCTCGAGCGCGACGACAATGTGGTGATCTACGGCCAGGACGTCGGTTACTTCGGCGGCGTGTTCCGCTGCACCGAAGGCCTGCAGAACAAGTACGGCAAGTCTCGCGTGTTCGACGCGCCGATCTCCGAGAGCGGCATCGTCGGCACCGCCGTGGGCATGGGTGCCTACGGCCTGCGCCCGGTGGTGGAAATCCAGTTCGCCGACTACTTCTATCCGGCCTCCGACCAGATCGTTTCCGAGATGGCGCGCCTGCGTTACCGTTCGGCCGGCGAGTTCATCGCCCCGCTGACCCTGCGCATGCCCTGCGGCGGCGGGATCTATGGCGGCCAGACCCACAGCCAGAGCCCGGAAGCGATGTTCACCCAGGTGTGCGGCCTGCGCACTGTCATGCCGTCCAACCCGTATGACGCCAAGGGCCTGCTGATCGCCTCGATCGAATGCGATGACCCGGTAATCTTCCTGGAACCCAAGCGCCTGTACAACGGCCCGTTCGACGGCCACCACGACCGCCCTGTCACGCCGTGGTCGAAGCACCCGCAAAGCGCGGTGCCCGATGGCTACTACAGTGTGCCGCTGGACAAGGCGGCCATTACCCGCCCCGGCAATGACGTGACCGTGCTGACCTACGGCACCACGGTGTACGTGGCCCAGGTGGCGGCCGAAGAAACCGGCGTCGACGCCGAGGTGATCGACCTGCGCAGCCTGTGGCCGCTGGACCTGGACACCATCGTCGAGTCGGTGAAAAAGACCGGCCGCTGCGTGGTGGTACACGAGGCCACCCGCACCTGCGGCTTCGGCGCCGAACTGGTGTCGCTGGTGCAGGAACACTGCTTCCACCACCTGGAGGCGCCGATCGAGCGCGTCACCGGCTGGGACACCCCCTACCCCCACGCACAGGAATGGGCTTACTTCCCAGGGCCTTCGCGGGTAGGTGCGGCATTGAAAAAGGTCATGGAGGTCTGA
- the lpdA gene encoding dihydrolipoyl dehydrogenase, translating to MQQTIQTTLLIIGGGPGGYVAAIRAGQLGIPTVLVEGQALGGTCLNIGCIPSKALIHVAEQFHQTSRFAGPSELGISVASPRLDIGQSVAWKDGIVDRLTTGVAALLKKHGVKVIHGWAKVLDGKQVEVDGQRIQCEHLLLATGSSSVELPMLPLGGPIISSTEALAPKTLPQHLVVVGGGYIGLELGIAYRKLGARVSVVEARERILPTYDSELTAPVAESLKKLGITLHLGHSVEGYEGGCLLARDGQGAQLRLEADQVLVAVGRRPRTQGFNLECLDLKMNGAAVAIDERCQTSMRNVWAIGDVAGEPMLAHRAMAQGEMVAEIIAGKARRFEPSAIAAVCFTDPEVVVVGKTPEQASQQGLDCIVAQFPFAANGRAMSLESKSGFVRVVARRDNHLILGWQAVGVAVSELSTAFAQSLEMGACLEDVAGTIHAHPTLGEAVQEAALRALGHALHI from the coding sequence ATGCAACAGACTATCCAGACTACCCTGTTGATCATCGGCGGCGGCCCTGGCGGCTACGTGGCTGCCATCCGTGCCGGGCAACTGGGCATCCCCACCGTGCTGGTGGAAGGCCAGGCACTGGGCGGTACCTGCCTGAACATCGGCTGCATCCCGTCCAAGGCGCTGATCCACGTGGCCGAGCAGTTCCACCAGACCTCGCGCTTTGCCGGCCCGTCGGAGCTGGGCATCAGCGTTGCCTCGCCGCGCCTGGACATCGGCCAGAGCGTGGCCTGGAAGGACGGCATCGTCGACCGCCTGACCACCGGCGTCGCCGCCCTGTTGAAAAAGCACGGGGTCAAGGTGATCCATGGCTGGGCGAAGGTGCTCGACGGCAAGCAGGTCGAGGTCGATGGCCAGCGTATCCAGTGCGAGCACCTGTTGCTGGCCACTGGCTCCAGCAGTGTCGAACTGCCGATGCTGCCGCTGGGCGGGCCGATCATTTCCTCGACCGAAGCCCTGGCACCGAAAACCCTGCCGCAGCACCTGGTGGTAGTGGGCGGCGGCTATATCGGCCTGGAGCTGGGCATCGCCTACCGCAAGCTGGGCGCACGAGTCAGCGTGGTGGAAGCGCGCGAGCGCATCCTGCCGACCTACGACAGCGAGCTGACCGCACCGGTGGCCGAATCGCTGAAGAAATTGGGCATCACCCTGCACCTGGGCCACAGCGTCGAGGGTTACGAAGGCGGCTGCCTGCTGGCCCGTGATGGCCAGGGTGCGCAATTGCGCCTGGAAGCCGACCAGGTGTTGGTGGCCGTGGGCCGTCGGCCGCGCACGCAAGGTTTCAACCTGGAGTGCCTGGACCTGAAGATGAACGGCGCCGCCGTCGCCATCGACGAGCGCTGCCAGACCAGCATGCGCAATGTCTGGGCCATCGGCGACGTGGCTGGCGAACCGATGCTGGCGCACCGGGCCATGGCCCAGGGCGAGATGGTCGCCGAGATCATCGCCGGCAAGGCACGCCGTTTCGAACCCAGCGCGATCGCCGCGGTGTGTTTCACCGACCCGGAAGTGGTGGTGGTCGGCAAGACCCCGGAACAAGCCAGCCAGCAAGGGCTGGACTGCATCGTCGCGCAGTTCCCGTTTGCTGCCAATGGCCGGGCCATGAGTCTGGAATCGAAAAGCGGTTTCGTGCGGGTGGTGGCGCGCCGTGACAACCACCTGATCCTGGGTTGGCAGGCGGTTGGCGTGGCGGTTTCCGAGTTGTCGACGGCGTTTGCCCAGTCGCTGGAGATGGGCGCGTGCCTGGAGGATGTGGCCGGCACCATCCATGCCCACCCGACCCTGGGTGAGGCGGTACAGGAAGCGGCACTGCGCGCCCTGGGCCACGCCCTGCATATCTGA
- a CDS encoding dihydrolipoamide acetyltransferase family protein, which yields MGTHVIKMPDIGEGIAQVELVEWFVKVGDMIAEDQVVADVMTDKATVEIPSPVSGKVLALGGQPGEVMAVGSELIRIEVEGSGNHVDVPAKDVPKREQVEAPAAPVAAKPEPQKEARPAACQAPVNHEAAPIVPRQPGDKPLASPAVRKRALDAGIELRYVHGSGPAGRILHEDLDAFMSKPHSTGGQAPSGYAKRTDSEQVPVIGLRRKIAQRMQDAKRRVAHFSYVEEIDVTALEALRQQLNSKHGDSRGKLTLLPFLVRALVVALRDFPQINATYDDEAQVITRHGAVHVGIATQGDNGLMVPVLRHAEAGSLWSNAGEISRLANAARNNKASREELSGSTITLTSLGALGGIVSTPVVNTPEVAIVGVNRMVERPVVIDGQIVVRKMMNLSSSFDHRVVDGMDAALFIQAVRGLLEQPACLFVE from the coding sequence ATGGGCACGCACGTCATCAAGATGCCGGACATTGGCGAAGGCATCGCGCAGGTCGAGTTGGTCGAGTGGTTCGTCAAGGTCGGCGACATGATCGCCGAAGACCAGGTAGTGGCCGACGTCATGACCGACAAGGCCACCGTGGAAATCCCTTCGCCGGTCAGCGGCAAGGTGCTGGCCCTGGGTGGGCAGCCAGGTGAAGTGATGGCGGTCGGCAGCGAGCTGATCCGCATCGAAGTGGAAGGCAGCGGCAACCATGTGGATGTGCCCGCCAAGGATGTGCCCAAGCGCGAACAGGTCGAGGCCCCCGCTGCCCCGGTAGCCGCCAAGCCAGAGCCGCAGAAGGAAGCAAGACCGGCCGCGTGCCAGGCGCCCGTCAACCACGAGGCAGCCCCGATCGTGCCACGCCAGCCTGGCGACAAGCCGCTGGCCTCGCCGGCGGTGCGCAAGCGTGCCCTGGATGCCGGTATCGAACTGCGTTACGTGCATGGCAGCGGCCCGGCCGGGCGCATCCTGCACGAAGACCTCGACGCCTTCATGAGCAAGCCGCACAGCACTGGCGGACAAGCGCCGAGCGGCTATGCCAAGCGCACCGACAGCGAGCAGGTGCCGGTGATCGGCCTGCGCCGCAAGATCGCCCAGCGCATGCAGGACGCCAAGCGCCGGGTCGCGCACTTCAGCTATGTGGAAGAAATCGACGTCACCGCCCTGGAAGCCCTGCGCCAGCAACTCAACAGCAAGCACGGCGACAGCCGCGGCAAGCTGACCCTGCTGCCGTTCCTGGTGCGTGCCCTGGTCGTGGCACTGCGCGACTTCCCGCAGATCAACGCCACCTATGACGACGAAGCCCAGGTCATCACCCGCCATGGCGCGGTGCATGTGGGCATCGCCACCCAGGGTGACAACGGCCTGATGGTGCCGGTGCTGCGCCATGCCGAAGCTGGCAGCCTGTGGAGCAATGCCGGCGAGATCTCGCGCCTGGCCAACGCTGCCCGCAACAACAAGGCCAGCCGCGAAGAGCTGTCCGGTTCGACCATCACCCTGACCAGCCTGGGCGCCCTGGGCGGAATCGTCAGCACACCGGTGGTCAACACCCCGGAAGTGGCGATCGTCGGCGTCAACCGCATGGTCGAGCGGCCTGTGGTGATCGACGGCCAGATCGTCGTGCGCAAGATGATGAACCTGTCCAGCTCGTTCGACCACCGCGTGGTCGATGGCATGGACGCCGCGCTGTTCATCCAGGCCGTGCGCGGCCTGCTCGAACAACCCGCCTGCCTGTTCGTGGAGTGA
- a CDS encoding LysR family transcriptional regulator produces the protein MYLDTPTRHSLQLNALRAFEASARLGGFARAALELKVTPGAIAALVKTLESEYGAALFERHAKGVRLTPLGESVKGQFTEAFDAVEAAARTLRRLAAPQRVHIVTSPALAQLWIGPRLPELTRLLAPIEISVTAVDEPPNLKRSPFDLCLFYTEKPERWQRRIATEEVLPVCVPALAASIAKPEDLADARCIADVGWNDWAVWTGAVMPGHKFVARGPGFSLYSIALQQALLAAGVLIGRRSLVQRYLDSGELVAPIDRAVPLGMTIAAWRLPGAKGNQVVAAVEEALLQLA, from the coding sequence GTGTACCTCGATACTCCCACCCGGCACTCGCTGCAGCTCAATGCCCTGCGTGCCTTCGAAGCATCAGCCCGCCTGGGCGGTTTTGCCCGTGCCGCACTCGAGCTGAAGGTGACCCCGGGGGCCATCGCCGCCCTGGTCAAGACCCTGGAAAGCGAATATGGCGCGGCCTTGTTCGAGCGCCACGCCAAAGGCGTGCGCCTGACGCCCTTGGGCGAAAGCGTGAAAGGCCAGTTCACCGAGGCGTTCGACGCGGTGGAAGCCGCCGCGCGCACACTGCGCCGCCTGGCCGCACCGCAGCGGGTGCATATCGTCACATCGCCTGCCCTGGCGCAGTTGTGGATAGGGCCACGCCTGCCGGAACTGACCCGGCTGCTGGCACCCATCGAGATCTCGGTGACGGCGGTGGATGAGCCGCCCAACCTGAAGCGCAGCCCGTTCGACCTGTGCCTGTTCTACACCGAAAAGCCCGAGCGCTGGCAACGCAGGATAGCCACGGAAGAAGTCCTGCCCGTGTGCGTGCCGGCCCTGGCCGCCAGCATCGCCAAGCCCGAGGACCTTGCCGACGCCCGTTGCATCGCCGACGTGGGCTGGAACGACTGGGCGGTGTGGACGGGGGCGGTGATGCCCGGGCACAAGTTCGTTGCCCGTGGGCCGGGTTTTTCCCTGTACTCGATCGCCCTGCAGCAAGCCTTGCTGGCCGCCGGGGTGCTGATAGGGCGCAGAAGCCTGGTGCAACGTTACCTCGACAGCGGCGAACTGGTCGCCCCCATCGACCGCGCGGTGCCACTGGGCATGACCATCGCCGCATGGCGGCTGCCGGGTGCCAAGGGCAACCAGGTGGTTGCCGCAGTGGAGGAGGCGCTGTTGCAGTTGGCTTGA
- a CDS encoding AzlD domain-containing protein produces MSETTQWITFILIGLGTFAIRLSFIELHTVLRIPPLFRRALAYVPASVLAALVLPAVVFPDRQAGFDWMNPQIPAAILAALVAWRTRSTMLTLIVGMGMLWALKHLGM; encoded by the coding sequence ATGAGCGAAACGACCCAGTGGATAACCTTCATTCTGATCGGCCTGGGCACCTTCGCCATCCGCCTGTCGTTCATCGAGTTGCACACGGTGCTGCGCATCCCCCCACTGTTTCGCCGCGCCCTGGCGTATGTCCCGGCCAGTGTGCTGGCGGCATTGGTACTGCCGGCCGTGGTATTCCCTGACCGGCAGGCGGGGTTCGACTGGATGAACCCGCAGATACCAGCGGCGATACTGGCCGCGCTGGTGGCGTGGCGTACGCGCAGCACGATGCTGACGCTGATTGTGGGAATGGGAATGCTGTGGGCCTTGAAGCATCTGGGGATGTAG